From a single Botrytis cinerea B05.10 chromosome 4, complete sequence genomic region:
- the Bcrim20 gene encoding Bcrim20 — translation MASNILFLPFRKATNLQLSDAIKQYISTKYDQHPDMFKQDLEVIDALRKDAIHVREPHTTGIRKISAYAGQLSWLGGKFPIDIGVEFSWYPALGYNIDRLVVENNLKFELANVMFNLAALYSQLAMSANRASADGLKIACNNFSLAAGVLKHLKEEIIPELRTSPPEDMDDDTLECLQSLMLAQAQECFWARARGNGTKDALVAKLAAKVSDLYSQASDWGMKSNSISSEWLHHSSVKHHHFAAAAQYRMACDCLEKRKYGEEVARLTDSIVCANEGIKEIKYVNKAVASELQLLKSTVTECLKRAEKDNDLIYLDPVPPKNELKRLERASMANPIIPKEVSEPMTFLGDHKEFGPPLFSKLVPFAVHVAASIYEERRDRIVNNNIIDELEILTTRIHDTLRSLNLPGSLQALEKPLGLPPTLLSHAEELRQADAIGRINRSFSDAAKLKASDEAIFLEAKELLQSEASENDRLLRKFGSDRWARLDSRSASPKLYTQVDEIEGYFKSAANSDQVVIVKFREYESILQILTSSDRDIGNFVPSSRRVTIPPNLEGEVSKLRNSLNEISRLESRRRRKIESLREKTKKDDINHSILAETARLEREYPATPVVPAHFEDFFERRLSHTYDADLTSLKTESEEQEKLLQQLEIANTSFIKARAGDTSTREREQALQKLEMAYYKYKEIVNNVDGGRKFYNDLAKIVGRFRDGCKAFVQDRREEARRMEADLSMPLKPMSSLSLHHPQPGVGGGGIGGHHAPPPPQPLIPVQMQGGEIPSPRRELSPIQAPVPQRASLQSTPVNVGGAGPGGVGVGSVGGMPGAFSNSVNMGGGGGATWNPELGIKFGGGVAGGGENAPAPQTQAQPKQTTWDPSAGLRFG, via the exons ATGGCCAG CAACATTCTCTTTCTGCCGTTTCGAAAGGCTACCAACCTACAATTATCAGATGCTATAAAGCAATACATATCCACCAAATATGACCAACATCCGGATATGTTCAAGCAGGACCTTGAGGTTATTGATGCTCTGCGAAAAGATGCTATTCATGTTAGAGAACCTCATACCACCGGAATAAGAAAGATATCAGCATATGCCGGTCAACTTTCCTGGTTGGGGGGTAAATTCCCTATAGAT ATTGGAGTAGAGTTTTCATGGTACCCCGCTCTAGGATACAACATCGACCGACTCGTCGTGGAAAATAACCTCAAATTCGAACTCGCAAATGTAATGTTCAACCTCGCGGCTCTCTATTCCCAGCTTGCCATGTCTGCCAATAGAGCATCGGCGGATGGATTGAAAATTGCTTGTAATAACTTTTCTCTTGCGGCCGGAGTACTCAAACATTTAAAGGAGGAAATTATACCCGAATTGCGCACTTCCCCTCCAGAAGATATGGATGATGATACACTAGAGTGTCTTCAAAGTCTTATGTTAGCACAAGCTCAGGAATGTTTTTGGGCAAGAGCACGAGGAAATGGGACTAAAGATGCTTTAGTGGCTAAACTAGCTGCGAAAGTGTCAGATTTATATTCGCAAGCTTCAGATTGGGGTATGAAGAGTAATTCCATAAGTTCGGAATGGCTACATCATTCATCAGTCAAACATCACCACTTTGCGGCGGCGGCACAATATCGCATGGCGTGTGATtgtttggagaagagaaaatacGGAGAGGAAGTAGCGAGGTTGACAGATAGTATTGTTTGCGCCAATGAGGGAATCaaggaaataaaatatgTCAATAAAGCTGTGGCAAGTGAACTGCAGTTGTTGAAGAGTACGGTGACGGAATGTTTGAAAAGGGCTGAGAAAgataatgatttgatttatcttG ATCCCGTACCACCTAAGAACGAATTGAAACGCCTTGAACGAGCAAGTATGGCCAACCCTATAATTCCAAAAGAAGTTTCTGAGCCCATGACTTTCCTTGGAGATCATAAGGAATTTGGACCGCCACTGTTCTCCAAACTTGTACCTTTTGCTGTTCACGTGGCAGCCAGTATCTACGAAGAACGCCGCGATCGAATTGttaataacaatattatTGACGAACTTGAGATTTTAACAACCCGTATCCATGACACCCTTCGTTCCCTCAATCTCCCTGGCTCTCTACAAGCCCTCGAGAAACCTTTAGGTCTTCCCCCTACGTTACTTTCCCATGCGGAAGAACTTCGCCAAGCAGATGCAATTGGTCGTATCAATCGATCATTTTCCGATGCTGCAAAGCTCAAGGCATCAGACGAAGCTATATTTCTCGAAGCTAAGGAGCTATTACAATCAGAAGCATCTGAAAACGATCGACTATTGAGAAAATTCGGAAGTGATAGATGGGCTCGTTTGGACTCTCGCTCTGCATCCCCGAAATTATATACTCAAgtggatgaaattgaaggttATTTCAAAAGCGCGGCGAATAGTGACCAAGTCGTTATCGTCAAATTTCGCGAGTATGAATCCATTCTTCAGATTCTAACCAGTTCAGACCGGGATATTGGGAATTTCGTCCCTAGCTCTCGACGAGTTACTATACCACCAAATCTTGAAGGGGAAGTCTCCAAACTTAGAAATTCCCTTAACGAAATTTCGAGATTAGAGAGtagaaggaggaggaagatcgAATCTTTAAGAGAGAAGACAAAGAAGGATGACATAAATCACAGCATTCTAGCCGAAACCGCTCGTTTGGAACGGGAATATCCTGCAACACCTGTTGTTCCAGCCCACTTTGAGGATTTCTTTGAAAGACGCCTCTCTCATACCTACGACGCAGATCTTACTTCTCTTAAAACCGAATCGGAAGAACAGGAAAAGCTTCTCCAACAATTGGAAATAGCAAATACCTCGTTTATTAAAGCTAGAGCCGGAGATACAAGTACGAGGGAAAGAGAACAAGCCTTGCAGAAACTTGAAATGGCATACTACAAGTACAAAGAAATAGTCAATAATGTAGATGGCGGAAGGAAATTCTACAATGATTTGGCAAAGATAGTTGGGAGGTTCAGAGATGGCTGTAAGGCTTTTGTACAGGATAGGAGAGAGGAAGCAAGGAGAATGGAAGCGGATTTAAGTATGCCGCTAAAACCGATGAGTAGTCTTAGTTTACACCATCCCCAACCAGGagttggtggaggaggtatAGGGGGACATCATGCGCCGCCACCGCCACAACCGCTCATCCCGGTGCAGATGCAGGGTGGGGAGATACCGAGCCCAAGGAGAGAACTGAGTCCGATTCAAGCGCCTGTTCCGCAGAGGGCGAGTTTGCAGAGTACGCCGGTGAATGTTGGGGGTGCGGGTCCGggaggagttggagttgggaGTGTGGGGGGTATGCCAGGTGCATTTTCAAATAGTGTTAATAtgggtggagggggaggtgCGACGTGGAATCCGGAATTGGGAATTAaatttggtggtggtgttgcTGGTGGTGGGGAAAATGCACCTGCGCCACAGACGCAAGCGCAGCCGAAACAAACGACGTGGGATCCGAGTGCAGGATTGAGATTTGGATGA